A genome region from Dolichospermum compactum NIES-806 includes the following:
- the groES gene encoding co-chaperone GroES codes for MAAVSLSVSTVKPLGDRVFIKVSAPQEKTAGGLYLPDNAQEKPQVGEIAAVGPGKRNDDGTRQTMDINVGDKVLYSKYAGTDIKLGTDEYVLLSEKDILAIVN; via the coding sequence ATGGCAGCTGTATCTCTAAGCGTTTCCACCGTTAAGCCCCTGGGCGATCGCGTTTTCATCAAAGTGAGTGCCCCTCAAGAAAAAACCGCAGGCGGTTTGTATTTGCCCGATAATGCTCAGGAAAAACCCCAAGTAGGCGAAATCGCCGCTGTTGGACCTGGCAAGCGCAATGACGACGGTACTCGTCAAACAATGGATATTAATGTTGGCGATAAAGTGTTGTACTCCAAGTACGCTGGCACTGATATCAAGTTGGGTACAGATGAGTATGTACTCCTTTCTGAAAAAGACATTTTAGCGATCGTTAACTAA
- a CDS encoding NgoBV family restriction endonuclease: MLTKANEIYTLLIENQITKNQGDITFDFLNISIKINEKSAVGDLFQEWLAEWMRQQGIKFRIKQNSQEFPDFLLDEDSNTKDLLEIKTFYSSPNFDVANFEAYCDSLTKQAYRLDADYLIFSYDINNYKFQIKEVWLKKIWEITGKSEKYPI; the protein is encoded by the coding sequence ATGCTAACCAAAGCTAATGAAATTTATACTTTATTGATAGAAAATCAAATTACCAAGAATCAAGGGGATATTACTTTTGATTTTCTTAACATATCTATCAAAATAAATGAGAAAAGTGCCGTTGGAGATTTATTTCAAGAATGGCTTGCTGAATGGATGAGACAACAAGGAATTAAGTTTAGAATAAAACAAAATAGCCAAGAGTTTCCTGATTTTCTACTAGATGAAGATTCAAATACTAAAGATTTATTAGAAATCAAAACTTTTTATTCTTCACCTAATTTTGATGTAGCAAACTTTGAAGCTTATTGTGATTCTTTGACTAAGCAAGCATATCGGTTAGATGCTGATTATTTAATATTTTCTTATGATATAAATAATTACAAATTTCAAATCAAAGAAGTTTGGCTAAAGAAAATTTGGGAAATTACAGGAAAGTCTGAAAAATATCCCATTA
- the groL gene encoding chaperonin GroEL (60 kDa chaperone family; promotes refolding of misfolded polypeptides especially under stressful conditions; forms two stacked rings of heptamers to form a barrel-shaped 14mer; ends can be capped by GroES; misfolded proteins enter the barrel where they are refolded when GroES binds): MAKRIIYNENARRALERGIDILAEAVAVTLGPKGRNVVLEKKFGAPQIVNDGVTIAKEIELEDHIENTGVALIRQAASKTNDAAGDGTTTATVLAHAIVKEGLRNVAAGANAILLKRGIDKASAFLVERIAEHARPVEDSKAIAQVAAISAGNDEEVGSMIAQAMDKVGKEGVISLEEGKSMTTELEITEGMRFDKGYISPYFATDAERMETVFDEPFILLTDKKIALVQDLVPVLEQVARSGRPLVIIAEDIEKEALATLVVNRLRGVLNVAAVKAPGFGDRRKAMLEDIAVLTGGQLVTEDAGLKLDTTKLESLGKARRITITKDSTTIVAEGNEAGVKARCEQIRRQMEETESSYDKEKLQERLAKLSGGVAVVKVGAATETEMKDKK; encoded by the coding sequence ATGGCAAAGCGCATTATTTACAACGAAAACGCCCGTCGCGCTCTAGAGCGTGGTATTGATATTCTGGCTGAAGCTGTAGCTGTTACCCTTGGTCCAAAGGGTCGTAACGTGGTTCTAGAGAAGAAATTCGGCGCACCACAAATCGTGAATGATGGTGTCACCATCGCTAAAGAAATTGAATTAGAAGACCATATCGAAAATACTGGTGTAGCTCTAATTCGTCAAGCTGCTTCTAAAACCAATGACGCTGCTGGTGATGGTACAACCACAGCTACCGTTTTGGCTCATGCTATCGTTAAAGAGGGCTTGCGGAACGTTGCAGCCGGTGCTAATGCAATTTTATTGAAGCGCGGTATTGATAAAGCATCTGCGTTTTTAGTAGAAAGAATTGCTGAACACGCTCGCCCTGTAGAAGATTCTAAGGCGATTGCACAAGTTGCAGCAATTTCTGCTGGTAACGATGAAGAAGTCGGTAGCATGATTGCTCAAGCTATGGACAAGGTGGGCAAAGAAGGCGTAATTTCCCTAGAAGAAGGGAAGTCTATGACCACAGAATTAGAAATCACCGAAGGGATGCGCTTTGATAAGGGTTATATTTCTCCTTACTTCGCTACCGATGCAGAACGGATGGAAACCGTTTTTGATGAGCCTTTCATCTTGTTAACCGACAAGAAGATTGCTTTGGTACAAGATTTAGTTCCTGTCCTCGAACAAGTAGCTCGTTCCGGTCGTCCTTTAGTAATTATTGCTGAAGACATCGAAAAAGAAGCTTTGGCAACCTTGGTAGTTAACCGTTTACGCGGTGTCCTCAACGTGGCTGCTGTAAAAGCTCCTGGTTTTGGCGATCGCCGTAAAGCTATGCTAGAAGATATCGCTGTCTTAACTGGTGGTCAACTTGTCACCGAAGACGCTGGTTTGAAACTAGACACAACCAAGCTAGAAAGCTTAGGTAAAGCTCGTCGCATTACCATTACCAAAGACAGCACCACAATTGTGGCTGAAGGTAATGAAGCTGGTGTCAAAGCTCGTTGCGAACAAATCCGTCGTCAGATGGAAGAAACCGAATCTTCCTACGACAAAGAAAAACTCCAAGAGCGTTTGGCTAAATTGTCCGGTGGTGTAGCTGTAGTTAAAGTTGGTGCAGCTACCGAAACCGAAATGAAGGACAAGAAA
- a CDS encoding putative toxin-antitoxin system toxin component, PIN family produces MSFQKFDSPILLVILDTSVFISALLSKNPNSAPCKIIIYWREGRFNLVISPQLLEELVEKLLAKNIDKTDIKDILTAIFYTAIKIQGTYEATILDNIDPNDNMFLAAAYEISADYLVSLDKKHILPLKHYHGTQILSPDLFIRILDK; encoded by the coding sequence ATGTCTTTTCAAAAATTTGATTCACCAATACTTTTAGTCATTTTGGATACATCTGTTTTTATCTCAGCTTTACTGAGTAAAAACCCGAATAGTGCGCCTTGTAAAATTATTATATACTGGCGAGAAGGTAGATTTAACCTAGTAATTTCTCCACAACTATTAGAGGAATTAGTTGAAAAATTATTAGCAAAAAATATTGATAAAACTGATATTAAAGATATTTTAACAGCCATTTTTTATACGGCAATTAAAATTCAAGGTACTTATGAAGCGACAATCTTGGATAATATTGATCCTAATGATAATATGTTTTTAGCCGCAGCTTATGAAATTAGTGCTGATTATTTAGTTTCTCTTGATAAAAAACATATTCTTCCATTAAAACATTATCACGGAACACAAATTTTATCACCCGATTTATTTATCAGGATATTAGATAAATAA
- a CDS encoding NgoBV family restriction endonuclease, with protein MRKSYRCQAKRNVIYNIRPVAWYFARNKYKPFQSRLDFVTALYDTLMQYRITQEDSDNWLEKVKNNYWDHTQVEL; from the coding sequence TTGCGTAAGTCCTATAGATGTCAAGCTAAAAGAAATGTAATTTATAATATTAGACCTGTTGCTTGGTACTTTGCAAGAAATAAATATAAACCCTTTCAGTCTAGATTAGATTTTGTAACAGCTTTATATGACACTCTTATGCAGTATCGTATAACGCAAGAAGATAGCGATAATTGGCTTGAAAAGGTTAAAAATAATTATTGGGATCATACACAAGTGGAATTATAA
- a CDS encoding ParA family protein has product MQENWQSLLKQQIKTEYVQNSQEWVDVNISTSGLLNLTIVSDRFISLSIPQRKEQISNLLQSQVPHLSPGFLSLYTLQEAESLNISPPQIFDPASIHTWQDLAIQAANPQNQATAPQRELSLPRTVTFYSFKGGVGRTTALTHVAWILAMRGRKVVAVDLDLEAPGLSTAFNLQPQPKYGIVDYFYERSYLPEGIKPNISITEIFGEVRIPNAKGRLFVVPAGCLSLDYISKVDDLHANTVIDGDQNLWTVFKREIYEQLKPDIILIDSRTGINQWGSLSLIQAADEAIIFLFPNEQNKQGIELLLRSLNTLKNLSINFIFSPVPDISKLDKVNEIYKSFLDQIKISTDEEFEIDDNDPLELPEPLVIPYLQPIALADNYPVRALLDYYNKIVNLIDEETDEIDRTNILTNSETRWKIIKSLQFPEVNAADTDQKQDFTLLFQRTNDFEKFLDHATCLIRGRKGTGKTALYWLFLKYKSDAQKLARGRLDNTVFLSAHGRYQESRPTRGQFQFIHENLQQQGGTWEAFWRAYLLLRCHQENLCNFPKNRKGEKFSELKNIINNLPKGKWQSEYNQVLLELSTNAILSEIVNDTINIIIHEEAKNKSQKIWFLYDDLDEDFPEAGEVRQSALSGLFQLVQSCDANRLTEIRFKIFLREDIWNRLIFDNKSHFTGRDIILQWTRVDFLRLALRQSIQSPDFKDLVNRFSPIAEDAIDQTTEDTIDKALELLWGSRRRRGDKAKYLSRWVYERLTDSSGTTFPRSLSILLTGAKEQELSYQGKSSIQTPTDRLLRSKSLEMGLKKASEKRCDEIKEEYRHLTKFFDSLKQKPALLPKEELHSIWQESAHDIADFEEFASFLTEIGIIQLREKDQRYKFADIYVYGFEMIRKGAV; this is encoded by the coding sequence ATGCAGGAAAATTGGCAGTCTTTGCTAAAACAGCAGATTAAAACCGAGTATGTACAGAATTCACAAGAATGGGTTGATGTAAATATTTCTACATCTGGTTTATTAAATTTAACTATTGTAAGCGATCGCTTTATAAGTTTATCTATTCCTCAACGTAAAGAACAAATTTCTAACTTACTTCAATCACAAGTTCCTCATTTATCTCCTGGTTTTCTCTCACTATATACACTTCAAGAAGCTGAATCACTTAATATTTCACCACCACAGATTTTTGATCCAGCATCAATACATACTTGGCAAGATTTAGCTATCCAAGCAGCAAACCCACAAAACCAAGCAACAGCACCTCAGCGCGAACTTAGTCTACCCAGAACAGTAACATTTTATTCCTTTAAAGGAGGAGTAGGACGCACTACAGCATTAACTCATGTTGCTTGGATTTTAGCAATGCGGGGACGTAAAGTTGTGGCTGTAGATTTAGATTTAGAAGCACCTGGTCTAAGTACGGCTTTTAACCTGCAACCACAACCAAAATATGGAATTGTTGACTATTTTTATGAACGTTCCTATTTACCAGAAGGAATAAAGCCGAATATTTCCATTACTGAAATATTTGGTGAAGTAAGAATACCAAACGCTAAAGGAAGATTATTTGTTGTTCCTGCTGGTTGTCTTAGTCTTGATTATATTTCTAAAGTTGATGATCTTCATGCTAATACTGTTATTGATGGAGATCAAAATCTTTGGACTGTTTTCAAGCGGGAAATTTACGAACAATTAAAACCAGATATTATTTTAATTGATTCCAGAACAGGAATTAATCAATGGGGATCTTTATCATTAATTCAAGCTGCTGATGAAGCAATTATTTTTCTTTTTCCTAATGAACAAAATAAACAAGGTATCGAATTACTATTGCGCTCACTAAACACTCTAAAAAATTTATCTATCAATTTTATTTTTTCTCCTGTTCCTGATATTAGCAAACTTGACAAAGTAAACGAGATTTATAAATCTTTTCTAGATCAAATAAAAATATCCACAGATGAAGAATTTGAAATAGATGATAATGATCCATTAGAACTACCAGAACCTTTAGTAATTCCCTATCTTCAACCCATTGCTTTAGCTGATAATTACCCTGTAAGAGCCTTACTAGATTACTATAATAAAATTGTCAATTTAATTGATGAAGAAACTGATGAAATTGACAGAACAAATATTTTAACTAATTCAGAAACACGCTGGAAAATTATCAAAAGCTTGCAATTTCCTGAAGTAAATGCTGCGGATACAGATCAAAAACAGGATTTCACCCTCCTATTCCAGCGTACCAATGATTTTGAGAAATTTTTAGATCATGCAACTTGTTTAATTAGAGGTAGAAAAGGAACAGGTAAAACTGCTCTATATTGGCTTTTTCTCAAATATAAAAGTGATGCTCAAAAACTAGCTCGTGGTAGATTAGATAATACTGTATTTTTGTCTGCACATGGTAGATATCAGGAAAGTCGTCCGACTCGTGGACAATTCCAATTTATTCATGAAAATTTACAGCAGCAGGGTGGCACATGGGAGGCTTTCTGGAGAGCTTATTTACTCCTTAGATGTCATCAGGAAAATTTATGTAATTTTCCTAAAAATAGGAAAGGTGAAAAATTTAGTGAACTGAAAAATATTATCAATAATTTACCTAAAGGAAAATGGCAATCTGAGTACAATCAAGTTTTGTTAGAATTATCTACTAACGCTATACTAAGTGAAATAGTCAATGATACCATTAACATTATCATTCATGAAGAAGCCAAAAATAAATCTCAGAAAATCTGGTTTCTTTATGATGATTTAGATGAAGATTTTCCTGAAGCAGGAGAAGTAAGACAATCAGCATTATCTGGATTATTTCAATTAGTTCAATCTTGTGATGCAAATCGCCTAACAGAAATTAGATTTAAGATTTTCTTGAGAGAAGATATATGGAATCGTTTAATTTTTGACAATAAAAGTCATTTTACTGGACGCGATATTATTTTACAATGGACTAGGGTTGACTTTTTAAGATTAGCTTTGCGTCAATCAATACAATCTCCAGATTTTAAGGATTTGGTAAATAGATTTTCTCCTATTGCTGAAGATGCAATTGATCAAACTACTGAAGATACAATTGATAAAGCTTTAGAATTGCTTTGGGGAAGTCGTCGCAGAAGAGGAGACAAAGCTAAATATTTATCCAGATGGGTTTATGAAAGATTAACTGATTCTAGTGGTACTACTTTTCCTCGTAGTTTAAGTATATTATTAACAGGTGCAAAAGAACAAGAATTAAGCTATCAAGGAAAATCATCAATTCAAACACCAACAGATCGTTTATTACGCAGTAAATCTTTAGAAATGGGATTGAAAAAAGCATCAGAAAAACGTTGTGATGAAATCAAAGAAGAATATCGTCATTTGACTAAATTTTTTGACTCTCTCAAGCAGAAACCAGCTCTTTTACCTAAAGAAGAATTACATAGCATATGGCAAGAATCAGCACATGATATAGCAGACTTTGAAGAATTTGCTTCTTTTTTAACTGAAATCGGTATTATTCAATTGCGCGAGAAAGATCAACGCTATAAATTTGCGGATATCTATGTATATGGATTTGAGATGATTCGTAAAGGTGCTGTATGA